From Pararhodobacter zhoushanensis, the proteins below share one genomic window:
- the dapA gene encoding 4-hydroxy-tetrahydrodipicolinate synthase encodes MFRGSLPALITPFKNGAVDFEALAALVEWHIAEGSHGLVPVGTTGESPTLTHEEHEQVVEAVVKAVKGRVPVIAGAGSNNTVEAIRLLKHAEKVGADAALVVTPYYNKPTQAGLIAHFRALHDASSLPIIIYNIPGRSVVDMSPETMGELAKLPRIVGVKDATGKIERVSMQRDTCGKDFIQLSGEDATALGFNAHGGTGCISVTANVAPRLCAQFQEATLAGDYALALEYQDRLMPLHTAIFIEPGLAGAKYALSRLGHCENEVRLPLLGVTDSTAAVIDAAMRHAGILN; translated from the coding sequence ATGTTCCGGGGATCGCTTCCCGCCCTGATCACGCCGTTCAAGAACGGTGCGGTCGATTTCGAGGCGCTCGCGGCCTTGGTCGAGTGGCATATCGCTGAAGGTAGCCATGGGCTCGTGCCCGTGGGAACCACCGGCGAAAGCCCGACCTTGACGCATGAAGAGCACGAACAGGTCGTCGAGGCCGTGGTCAAGGCCGTGAAGGGCCGTGTCCCGGTGATCGCCGGTGCCGGTTCGAACAACACGGTCGAGGCGATCCGTCTGCTCAAACACGCCGAGAAGGTCGGTGCGGATGCGGCGCTGGTTGTGACCCCCTATTACAACAAGCCGACGCAAGCCGGGCTGATCGCGCATTTCCGCGCGCTGCACGATGCCTCGTCCCTGCCGATCATCATCTACAACATTCCCGGCCGCTCGGTCGTGGACATGTCGCCCGAAACGATGGGCGAGCTGGCCAAACTGCCGCGCATTGTCGGGGTCAAGGATGCCACCGGCAAGATCGAGCGCGTCTCCATGCAGCGCGACACCTGCGGCAAGGATTTCATCCAGCTCTCGGGCGAGGATGCCACGGCTCTGGGCTTCAACGCCCATGGCGGCACCGGGTGCATTTCGGTCACGGCAAATGTCGCGCCGCGGCTGTGCGCACAGTTCCAGGAGGCCACGCTGGCCGGGGATTATGCGCTGGCGCTCGAGTATCAGGACCGCCTGATGCCGCTGCACACGGCGATCTTCATCGAGCCGGGTCTCGCGGGTGCCAAATACGCGCTGTCGCGGCTGGGCCACTGCGAGAACGAGGTCCGCCTGCCACTGCTGGGCGTCACCGACAGCACCGCAGCGGTGATCGACGCGGCCATGCGCCACGCCGGAATCCTGAACTAA
- a CDS encoding alpha/beta fold hydrolase gives MARIILVHGAWGNAKSWAAVEPLLTEAGHQVEALDLPGHGRGAEPSGEIGQEAYVDHVEARLLAGPPALLVGHSMGGIVIAQVASRQPKQVRACAFVTALLPRDGESLLGLIRQQATSGVMGAVRKGPVPGTTVLDPAAAEVLFPDATAKAAVLAMSAMSVQSDKAQKDKAVIGPGFAAVPRAYVFCDQDLVVTPALQRQMVAATPCEAEFTLHCGHAPMLTQPKALAEILLGLAAG, from the coding sequence ATGGCGCGTATCATTCTGGTTCACGGGGCCTGGGGGAATGCGAAAAGCTGGGCGGCGGTCGAGCCGTTGCTGACGGAGGCCGGGCATCAGGTCGAGGCGCTGGACCTGCCGGGGCACGGGCGCGGGGCAGAACCATCGGGCGAGATCGGGCAGGAAGCGTATGTGGACCATGTCGAGGCGCGGTTGTTGGCCGGGCCGCCGGCGCTGCTGGTCGGGCATTCGATGGGCGGGATCGTGATCGCGCAGGTGGCTTCACGGCAGCCGAAACAGGTGCGGGCCTGCGCTTTTGTGACGGCGCTGTTGCCGCGCGATGGGGAGAGCCTGCTGGGGTTGATCCGCCAGCAAGCAACCTCAGGGGTGATGGGGGCGGTCCGCAAGGGGCCGGTGCCGGGAACCACGGTGCTGGATCCGGCGGCGGCAGAGGTGCTGTTCCCTGACGCCACGGCCAAGGCCGCAGTGCTGGCGATGTCGGCGATGAGCGTGCAGTCGGACAAGGCGCAGAAGGACAAGGCGGTGATCGGGCCGGGCTTCGCGGCGGTGCCACGCGCCTATGTGTTCTGTGATCAGGACCTTGTGGTGACACCCGCGCTGCAACGCCAGATGGTCGCGGCGACGCCCTGTGAGGCAGAATTCACGCTACACTGCGGGCACGCGCCGATGTTGACGCAGCCAAAGGCTTTGGCGGAGATCTTGCTGGGCCTGGCGGCGGGTTGA
- a CDS encoding alcohol dehydrogenase catalytic domain-containing protein has protein sequence MTQPTTTLALALRDGGYAKAPTPQVPDSLAPFLDLRDVPLPGLAPGQVLIAVILSPVNPSDLFFVQGGYGQPRVQGQAAGFEGVGRVIATNGADALIGQRVAFLGTGTGAWAKHAIADAALCIPLDEAVSDIDGAALIVNPLTAVALVERARSGGQAFVVNAAGSQLGRLILGLARDEGLTAIAVIRRPGEEDALRDAGAAEVLVTSDPAFRAQAAAVIKAHKPRVLLDAVGDQATADLFFAMPSGARWVSYGKMSDDAPSLTQMGQFIFMDKHIEGFWLSRWLPSAPADRVAAVVAQVQTRFATGTWTTRVATELTLDQAIDGILPAYATSSGKVMIRP, from the coding sequence ATGACCCAACCCACGACCACCCTCGCCCTCGCCCTGCGTGACGGCGGTTATGCCAAGGCCCCGACGCCGCAGGTGCCTGACAGTCTTGCGCCCTTCCTCGACCTGCGCGACGTGCCGTTGCCCGGCCTCGCCCCCGGACAGGTGCTGATCGCGGTGATCCTCAGCCCGGTGAACCCCTCGGACCTGTTCTTCGTGCAGGGCGGCTATGGCCAACCCCGCGTTCAGGGTCAGGCGGCGGGTTTTGAAGGCGTTGGCCGCGTGATCGCCACCAACGGTGCCGACGCGTTGATCGGCCAGCGCGTCGCCTTCCTGGGCACCGGGACCGGTGCCTGGGCCAAACACGCCATCGCCGATGCGGCGCTCTGCATCCCCCTCGACGAGGCGGTCAGCGATATCGACGGCGCGGCGCTGATCGTGAACCCGCTGACGGCCGTCGCGCTGGTCGAGCGCGCGCGCAGCGGTGGGCAGGCATTCGTGGTGAACGCCGCCGGTTCGCAACTTGGCCGCCTCATCCTCGGCCTCGCCCGCGACGAAGGCCTGACCGCGATCGCCGTCATCCGCCGCCCCGGCGAGGAAGACGCCCTGCGTGACGCGGGTGCTGCCGAGGTGCTGGTCACCAGCGACCCCGCCTTCCGCGCACAGGCCGCCGCCGTGATCAAGGCGCACAAACCCCGGGTGCTGCTGGATGCGGTGGGCGATCAGGCCACGGCGGATCTGTTCTTCGCCATGCCCTCGGGCGCGCGCTGGGTCAGTTACGGCAAGATGAGCGACGACGCCCCGTCGCTGACCCAGATGGGCCAGTTCATCTTCATGGACAAGCATATCGAAGGCTTCTGGCTCAGCCGCTGGCTTCCCTCGGCCCCCGCCGACCGGGTCGCGGCTGTCGTCGCGCAGGTCCAGACCCGCTTCGCCACAGGCACCTGGACCACCCGCGTTGCCACCGAGCTGACACTAGATCAGGCGATCGATGGCATCCTGCCCGCCTATGCCACCAGCAGCGGCAAGGTCATGATCCGCCCGTAG
- a CDS encoding bifunctional folylpolyglutamate synthase/dihydrofolate synthase, which yields MSATGSDVILARMLALHPKIIDLTLDRMWRLLAALGNPQNDLPPVIHIAGTNGKGSTQAMIRAGLEAEGKRVHAYTSPHLARFHERIRLAGELITEDALTALLDECYAANGGDTITYFEITTCAAILAFARTPADYLLLEVGLGGRLDATNVVEKPAMTVITPVSVDHQQYLGDTLAEIAGEKAGIIKRGVPCVVGPQAEEGLAVIEARAERLGAAVIASGQHWHAFEERGRLVFQDENGLLDLPLPNLPGPHQVENAGAALAVLRALGFGSAAFEAAVTKAYWPARMQRLRHGPLIDAAPKAELWLDGGHNPAAGLAIAATLDRLAKRPTWLICGMLNTKDIKGFMTPLMGHADALYAVSIPGEAATLTAEATAAAAQAAGLQAQTAGSVLEALQAITRDAPEARVLICGSLYLAGGVLRENG from the coding sequence GTGAGCGCGACCGGTTCTGATGTCATCCTCGCCCGGATGCTGGCCCTGCATCCCAAGATCATCGACCTGACGTTGGACCGGATGTGGCGCTTGCTCGCCGCGCTGGGCAACCCGCAGAACGACCTGCCCCCGGTGATCCATATCGCCGGGACCAATGGCAAGGGCTCGACCCAGGCGATGATTCGCGCCGGGCTCGAGGCCGAGGGCAAGCGCGTCCACGCCTATACCTCGCCGCATCTGGCCCGCTTTCACGAGCGGATCCGGCTGGCAGGTGAACTGATCACCGAAGACGCGCTGACCGCGCTGCTCGATGAATGCTACGCGGCGAATGGCGGTGACACGATCACCTATTTCGAGATCACCACCTGCGCCGCGATCCTCGCCTTTGCCCGCACGCCGGCGGATTATCTGCTGCTGGAAGTCGGGTTGGGCGGTCGTCTGGACGCCACCAATGTCGTTGAGAAACCGGCGATGACGGTGATCACGCCGGTCTCGGTCGATCACCAGCAATATCTGGGTGACACGCTGGCCGAGATCGCCGGCGAAAAGGCCGGGATCATCAAGCGCGGCGTGCCCTGTGTGGTCGGCCCGCAAGCCGAAGAGGGCCTTGCCGTGATCGAGGCGCGGGCCGAACGGCTGGGTGCTGCGGTGATCGCGTCGGGTCAGCACTGGCACGCCTTTGAAGAACGCGGGCGGCTGGTGTTTCAGGACGAGAACGGCCTGCTGGATCTGCCGCTGCCCAATCTTCCCGGGCCGCATCAGGTCGAGAATGCCGGGGCCGCTCTGGCGGTGCTGCGCGCGCTGGGGTTTGGCAGCGCGGCGTTCGAGGCTGCTGTTACCAAAGCCTACTGGCCCGCGCGCATGCAACGCCTGCGCCACGGCCCGCTGATCGACGCGGCACCCAAGGCCGAGCTGTGGCTGGACGGCGGGCATAATCCGGCGGCAGGTCTGGCGATTGCCGCGACGCTGGACCGCTTGGCCAAACGCCCCACATGGCTGATCTGCGGGATGCTGAACACCAAGGACATCAAGGGGTTCATGACGCCCCTGATGGGCCACGCCGACGCGCTTTATGCCGTGTCGATCCCGGGTGAGGCGGCGACGCTGACCGCCGAGGCGACAGCGGCGGCGGCGCAAGCCGCAGGCCTGCAGGCGCAGACCGCAGGCTCGGTGCTGGAGGCGCTGCAAGCCATCACCCGCGACGCGCCGGAAGCGCGCGTGCTGATCTGCGGCTCGCTGTATCTGGCGGGCGGCGTGCTGCGCGAGAACGGCTGA
- a CDS encoding GNAT family N-acetyltransferase, protein MPDHARKPALQRLQARLFKPQPAPAVGEPAALTFRPYRDEDLAALSDIWLQASRQAHGFLGEERLRRDQALVEEIYLPKAETWVALRGTKPVGFIGLLESFVGGLFVQPDAHGQGIGRALMALAREKKGTLELEVYTDNSRAMAFYRQLGFEEISRRADDDQGAPFENVVLRLPG, encoded by the coding sequence ATGCCCGATCACGCCCGCAAACCCGCGCTGCAACGATTGCAGGCCCGGCTGTTCAAGCCGCAGCCCGCCCCGGCTGTCGGGGAACCGGCCGCGCTGACCTTTCGCCCCTATCGGGACGAGGATCTGGCCGCGCTGTCCGACATCTGGTTGCAAGCCTCGCGTCAGGCGCATGGGTTTCTGGGGGAAGAGCGTCTGCGCAGGGATCAGGCGCTGGTCGAAGAGATCTACCTGCCCAAGGCCGAGACCTGGGTTGCCCTTCGCGGCACAAAGCCGGTCGGGTTTATCGGGTTGCTGGAAAGCTTTGTCGGCGGGCTGTTCGTTCAGCCCGACGCCCATGGGCAGGGCATCGGCCGCGCGCTGATGGCGTTGGCGCGGGAGAAAAAAGGCACGCTGGAGCTGGAGGTCTACACCGACAACAGCCGTGCGATGGCGTTCTATCGGCAGCTTGGGTTTGAAGAGATCTCGCGCCGCGCTGACGACGATCAGGGCGCGCCGTTCGAGAACGTCGTGCTGCGTCTGCCGGGCTGA
- a CDS encoding CPBP family intramembrane glutamic endopeptidase translates to MIPPSYEPLVAPARPRRQLWRTVLGLAVALAIYVLWMVAMGAVLWAWQGGDVFSVQLGRISTGSDPWSLVLLLSTFLGGWAGLWVTMHLLHRRSLRSLLGRAPLVLRDFVIGVGAMALIGGTMTLAIAPWLPPLALTPDLGVWLTFLPLALLGILIQTGAEELVFRGYVQSQLAARFAQPLVYLIVPSLLFGMAHFNAEELGGLAWVVVASTALFGLIASDLTQRTGALGLAWGLHFANNVLAILVISVMGGLDGLALLRLPDGAAGEELLRPLLYSDMILMVAVWAACRLWVRRR, encoded by the coding sequence ATGATCCCGCCCAGCTACGAGCCTCTTGTCGCGCCCGCGCGGCCCCGCCGTCAGCTGTGGCGGACGGTGCTGGGGCTGGCCGTCGCCCTTGCGATTTACGTCTTGTGGATGGTCGCCATGGGGGCGGTGCTTTGGGCGTGGCAGGGCGGGGATGTGTTCTCGGTCCAGCTGGGGCGGATCAGCACCGGGTCCGACCCGTGGTCGCTTGTGCTGCTGCTGAGCACCTTTCTGGGCGGCTGGGCCGGGCTGTGGGTGACGATGCACCTGCTGCACCGCCGAAGCCTGCGCAGCCTGTTGGGCCGCGCGCCGCTGGTGTTGCGCGATTTCGTCATCGGGGTTGGGGCGATGGCGCTGATCGGCGGCACGATGACCCTGGCGATTGCGCCCTGGCTGCCACCTCTGGCGCTGACGCCGGATCTGGGGGTGTGGCTGACCTTCCTGCCGCTGGCGCTGCTGGGCATCCTGATCCAGACCGGGGCCGAGGAACTGGTGTTTCGGGGCTATGTGCAAAGCCAGCTCGCGGCGCGGTTCGCGCAGCCGCTGGTCTATCTGATCGTGCCTTCGCTCTTGTTCGGCATGGCGCATTTCAATGCCGAGGAACTGGGCGGGCTGGCGTGGGTCGTTGTTGCATCGACGGCGCTGTTTGGCCTTATCGCCTCGGATCTGACGCAGCGCACCGGGGCGCTGGGACTGGCCTGGGGTCTGCACTTTGCCAATAACGTGCTGGCGATCCTGGTGATCAGCGTGATGGGCGGGCTGGACGGTCTGGCCCTACTGCGGCTGCCCGACGGGGCTGCGGGGGAAGAGCTGCTGCGGCCCCTGCTCTATTCCGACATGATCCTGATGGTGGCTGTCTGGGCCGCCTGTCGTTTGTGGGTGCGTCGCCGGTAA
- a CDS encoding lytic transglycosylase domain-containing protein, whose product MRRYPAVLTLAALGVASPALSWDGPPPPRAGGAIGALVSAVRAGDAQGFATLRDAAGPVGVRVATWRILREGIAGDFSTYVAFEASHRDWPGMDLLRARAESRMTDQPPEVILGWFATRQPQTGQGYLALLAAQVATGADPTGTLRTLWLERELDPATEDRLLAAHGDFLRPLNAARLDALLWDGERAAAERMMPRVTAGQAALARARLALQARADGVDAMISAVPASLADDPGLAYDRFRWRLARGMTDGAAELLRAQPADTLGRPEAWAGQRARLARNAMDAGDAQLAYDLAANHGLTDHGSAMADLEWLAGYVALRFLNRPAEALGHFQTLRERSVSPITLGRAGYWEGRAQEALGNPEAAQEAYAFGARHQTAFYGQLAAERIGQPLDPALIAPSTYPDWHTLPLASSEILQAALLLHASGQWYEARRFTLQLAENLETEAELGSLAQLWLDRGEPNFALRIAKLAITRGILLPHAYFPVTELATMQLAVPADLVLSIARRESEFDPRVVSPADARGLMQVMPATGAHVARQLGVGFEEGLLTSDPAYNAVLGAGYLQEMSEQFGGTLSMVAAAYNAGPGRPTRWARENGDPRDPAMDPVDWVEMIPFTETRNYVMRVTESVVLYRALLAGESGPIRLTDILRGRE is encoded by the coding sequence ATGCGCCGTTACCCTGCCGTTCTCACCCTCGCCGCCCTTGGCGTCGCCAGTCCTGCTTTGTCCTGGGATGGCCCGCCGCCACCCCGGGCGGGTGGGGCCATTGGCGCGTTGGTCAGCGCCGTGCGGGCCGGCGATGCGCAGGGTTTCGCCACCCTGCGCGATGCGGCGGGGCCGGTGGGCGTGCGGGTCGCGACATGGCGGATCCTGCGCGAAGGCATTGCGGGCGACTTTTCCACCTATGTCGCGTTCGAAGCCTCGCACCGCGACTGGCCGGGCATGGACCTTTTGCGCGCGCGGGCCGAATCGCGGATGACGGACCAGCCGCCCGAAGTGATCCTCGGCTGGTTCGCCACACGCCAGCCGCAGACCGGGCAAGGCTATCTGGCGCTGTTGGCCGCGCAGGTCGCGACCGGCGCGGACCCGACCGGTACGTTGCGCACCCTTTGGCTTGAGCGCGAGCTGGACCCGGCGACCGAAGACCGGCTGTTGGCCGCGCATGGCGATTTTCTGCGCCCGCTCAACGCCGCGCGGCTGGATGCGCTGCTGTGGGACGGCGAGCGTGCCGCCGCCGAGCGGATGATGCCGCGCGTCACTGCCGGGCAGGCCGCGCTGGCGCGCGCGCGGCTGGCGTTGCAGGCCCGCGCGGACGGGGTCGACGCGATGATTTCCGCCGTGCCTGCGTCACTGGCCGATGATCCGGGCCTTGCTTATGACCGGTTCCGCTGGCGGCTGGCACGGGGGATGACCGACGGCGCCGCCGAGCTGCTGCGCGCCCAGCCCGCCGACACCCTTGGCCGGCCCGAGGCCTGGGCCGGGCAACGCGCGCGTCTGGCGCGCAACGCGATGGACGCGGGCGACGCGCAGCTGGCCTATGATCTGGCGGCGAACCACGGCTTGACTGACCATGGCAGCGCGATGGCGGATCTGGAGTGGCTGGCGGGCTATGTCGCGCTGCGCTTTCTCAACCGGCCCGCCGAGGCGCTGGGGCATTTCCAGACGCTGCGCGAACGCTCGGTCAGCCCGATCACGCTGGGGCGCGCGGGCTATTGGGAGGGGCGGGCGCAAGAGGCGCTGGGCAACCCGGAAGCGGCGCAGGAAGCCTATGCTTTTGGCGCGCGCCATCAGACGGCGTTCTATGGCCAGCTCGCCGCCGAGCGGATCGGTCAGCCGCTGGACCCGGCGCTGATCGCGCCCTCCACCTATCCCGACTGGCACACGTTGCCGCTTGCGTCTTCGGAAATCCTGCAGGCGGCCTTGCTGCTGCATGCCTCGGGTCAGTGGTACGAAGCGCGGCGCTTCACGCTGCAACTGGCCGAGAACCTTGAGACCGAGGCCGAACTGGGGTCGCTGGCGCAGCTCTGGCTGGACCGGGGCGAGCCGAATTTCGCGCTCAGGATCGCCAAGCTGGCGATCACGCGGGGCATCCTGCTGCCACATGCGTATTTCCCGGTGACCGAGCTTGCGACCATGCAACTGGCGGTGCCCGCCGATCTGGTCCTGTCCATCGCCCGGCGCGAGAGCGAGTTCGATCCCCGCGTCGTCAGCCCTGCCGATGCGCGCGGGCTGATGCAGGTGATGCCCGCGACCGGCGCGCATGTCGCGCGGCAGTTGGGGGTCGGGTTCGAAGAGGGGCTGCTGACCTCGGACCCTGCCTATAACGCGGTGCTGGGCGCGGGGTATCTGCAAGAGATGTCCGAACAATTCGGCGGCACGCTGTCGATGGTCGCCGCCGCGTATAACGCCGGCCCCGGACGCCCGACCCGCTGGGCGCGCGAGAACGGCGATCCGCGCGACCCGGCGATGGACCCGGTGGACTGGGTCGAGATGATCCCCTTCACCGAAACACGCAACTACGTGATGCGGGTGACGGAATCGGTGGTGCTCTACCGCGCGCTGCTGGCCGGAGAGAGCGGCCCGATCCGGCTGACGGATATCCTGCGCGGGCGCGAGTGA
- the accD gene encoding acetyl-CoA carboxylase, carboxyltransferase subunit beta, with protein MNWITNYVRPTINSLFSRREVPENLWSKCPECGTMLFHRELTDNLQVCTNCNHHMAISPRERFKALFDGGVFGEVSVPEPVVDPLQFRDQKKYPDRLKGAQKATGEKEAMLVAEGELGRMTVVAAAQDFSFMAGSMGMYVGNALIAAAERAIAHKAPLVVFSAAGGARMQEGILSLMQMPRTTVAIQMLKEAGLPYVCVLTHPTTGGVTASYAMLGDVQIAEPNALICFAGPRVIEQTIREKLPEGFQRAEYLLDHGMLDRVTNRKDMRDELITILRMLSGLPPAVAGDLPAPDAESLAPAATDAPTTGEPQS; from the coding sequence ATGAACTGGATCACCAACTACGTCCGCCCGACCATCAATTCGCTGTTCTCGCGCCGCGAGGTGCCCGAGAATCTGTGGTCCAAGTGCCCCGAGTGCGGCACCATGCTGTTCCACCGCGAACTGACCGATAACCTGCAGGTCTGCACGAACTGCAACCATCACATGGCGATCTCGCCGCGTGAGCGGTTCAAGGCACTGTTCGACGGCGGCGTGTTCGGCGAGGTCTCGGTGCCCGAGCCGGTCGTCGACCCGCTGCAGTTCCGCGACCAGAAGAAATATCCCGACCGCCTGAAAGGCGCGCAAAAAGCCACCGGCGAGAAAGAGGCGATGCTGGTCGCCGAAGGCGAGCTGGGCCGGATGACCGTTGTGGCGGCGGCGCAGGATTTCAGCTTCATGGCCGGGTCGATGGGCATGTATGTCGGCAACGCGCTGATCGCGGCCGCCGAGCGGGCGATTGCCCACAAGGCCCCGCTGGTGGTGTTCTCGGCCGCTGGCGGCGCGCGCATGCAGGAGGGGATCTTGTCCCTGATGCAGATGCCGCGCACCACGGTGGCGATCCAGATGCTCAAGGAAGCCGGGCTTCCCTATGTCTGCGTGCTGACCCATCCCACGACCGGCGGTGTCACGGCGTCTTATGCGATGCTGGGCGACGTGCAGATCGCCGAGCCGAACGCGCTGATCTGCTTTGCCGGGCCGCGCGTGATCGAGCAGACCATCCGCGAAAAGCTGCCCGAAGGCTTCCAGCGCGCCGAGTATCTGCTGGATCACGGCATGCTCGACCGGGTGACGAATCGCAAAGACATGCGCGACGAGCTGATCACCATCCTGCGCATGCTCAGCGGGTTGCCGCCGGCGGTGGCGGGCGATCTGCCTGCGCCCGATGCCGAGTCGCTCGCCCCTGCTGCCACCGACGCACCGACCACGGGTGAACCCCAATCGTGA